Proteins from one Streptomyces sp. NBC_00289 genomic window:
- a CDS encoding tryptophan 2,3-dioxygenase family protein, with protein sequence MSHQAQPHEASEPETPHLDFAGTTPYEDYVKADVLTHLQHTLSDDPGEMVFLVTTQVMELWFTVIVHEWETAAQALREDRVPVAIDALKRSVRELEALNASWKPLGQLTPAQFNSYRSALGEGSGFQSAMYRRMEFLLGDKSASMLVPHRGAPRVHAELEKALHEPSLYDEVLALLARRGHPVPQDVLSRDVARRHEPSEQVEAVWTAVYSGAADDEVARLGEALTDVAELVWRWRNDHLVATRRAMGAKAGTGGSAGVAWLEKRARKNVFPELWTARSHV encoded by the coding sequence ATGTCCCACCAGGCTCAGCCCCACGAGGCTTCGGAGCCCGAGACCCCGCATCTCGACTTCGCAGGCACGACGCCGTACGAGGACTACGTCAAGGCGGACGTGCTCACCCACCTCCAGCACACCCTCTCCGACGATCCCGGAGAGATGGTCTTCCTGGTCACGACCCAGGTCATGGAGCTGTGGTTCACGGTGATCGTCCACGAGTGGGAGACCGCGGCGCAGGCGCTGCGGGAGGACCGGGTGCCGGTCGCGATCGACGCGCTGAAGCGGTCCGTACGGGAGCTGGAGGCGCTGAACGCCTCCTGGAAGCCGCTCGGACAACTCACGCCGGCCCAGTTCAACTCCTACCGCTCCGCCCTCGGCGAGGGCTCCGGCTTCCAGTCGGCGATGTACCGGCGTATGGAGTTCCTGCTCGGCGACAAGTCCGCGTCCATGCTGGTCCCGCACCGCGGCGCGCCCCGCGTCCACGCGGAGCTGGAGAAGGCCCTGCACGAGCCGAGCCTCTACGACGAGGTGCTGGCGCTGCTCGCCCGGCGCGGGCACCCGGTCCCGCAGGACGTGCTCTCGCGTGACGTCGCACGGCGCCACGAGCCCTCGGAGCAGGTCGAGGCGGTGTGGACGGCCGTCTACTCGGGAGCCGCGGACGACGAGGTCGCCCGGCTGGGCGAGGCGCTGACCGACGTCGCCGAGCTGGTGTGGCGCTGGCGCAACGACCACCTGGTCGCCACCCGCCGCGCGATGGGCGCGAAGGCCGGCACGGGCGGCTCCGCCGGAGTGGCCTGGCTGGAGAAGCGCGCGCGGAAGAACGTCTTCCCGGAGCTGTGGACGGCGCGGTCCCATGTCTGA
- a CDS encoding polyamine aminopropyltransferase: protein MIEPHAPAPPGTPPPWAGPARLPVRPGTGRFLVLTCVFLCAACGLVYELELVALASYLIGDSVTQTSVVLSVMVFAMGIGSLAAKRLRWRAAAGFGAIEAALALIGGCSAMTLYAVFAWTGDWGGLWGSGPRCLLVAFSLAIGLLIGAEVPLLMELIQRIRRQDAGGAVADLFAADYVGALVGGLAFPFLLLPRLGQLTGTLLTGAVNVVAGGALVLGLFRRDLSHRTRWTLLAVNVTVLAVLATAAALVDDFERAARQAVYGRDVRVAVQTDVQEIVLTGGTPGRPLGLFLDGRLRVSGRDEHRYHEALVQPAMNGPHARVLVLGGGDGLAVREVLRHPGVRRVDVVERDATVVRLARQDPALSALNGHVYGDPRVHVSTADAFGWLRGAPSAAYDVVISDLPDPGITASTKLYSQEFYGLARRVLAADGRLVVHAGPVSSRAHAFWTVDTTIRAAGLRTAPYCVGGRDSGFAAGPDRSAGASRAPHDWGFVLAAPHTRPPLTLAPHGPHPTTLTRTSLRAAARTAAHRRMTGLRVSTLVHPRY, encoded by the coding sequence GTGATCGAACCGCACGCGCCCGCCCCGCCCGGCACCCCGCCGCCCTGGGCAGGCCCCGCGCGGCTGCCCGTCCGGCCGGGCACGGGCCGGTTCCTCGTCCTCACCTGCGTCTTCCTCTGTGCGGCCTGCGGACTCGTGTACGAACTGGAACTCGTCGCGCTCGCCTCGTACTTGATCGGCGACTCGGTCACCCAGACATCCGTCGTCCTGTCCGTCATGGTCTTCGCGATGGGCATCGGCTCGCTCGCCGCCAAACGGCTGCGCTGGCGGGCGGCGGCCGGCTTCGGCGCGATCGAGGCGGCCCTCGCGCTCATCGGCGGCTGCAGCGCGATGACGCTGTACGCCGTCTTCGCCTGGACCGGCGACTGGGGCGGCCTGTGGGGCAGCGGCCCCCGTTGCCTCCTGGTCGCCTTCTCCCTCGCCATCGGCCTGCTGATCGGCGCCGAGGTCCCGCTGCTGATGGAACTCATCCAGCGGATCCGGCGACAGGACGCCGGCGGCGCGGTGGCCGACCTGTTCGCGGCGGACTACGTCGGCGCCCTGGTCGGCGGCCTCGCCTTCCCCTTCCTGCTGCTGCCCCGGCTGGGCCAGCTGACCGGCACGCTGCTCACCGGCGCGGTCAACGTCGTCGCCGGCGGCGCCCTCGTCCTCGGCCTGTTCCGGCGCGACCTGAGCCACCGCACCCGCTGGACGCTGCTGGCCGTCAACGTCACCGTGCTCGCCGTCCTGGCCACGGCGGCGGCACTCGTCGACGACTTCGAACGGGCCGCCCGGCAGGCCGTCTACGGCCGGGACGTACGGGTCGCGGTGCAGACCGACGTCCAGGAGATCGTCCTCACCGGCGGCACCCCCGGCCGCCCCCTCGGCCTCTTCCTCGACGGCCGGCTCCGGGTCAGCGGCCGCGACGAGCACCGCTACCACGAGGCACTGGTCCAGCCCGCGATGAACGGCCCGCACGCGCGCGTGCTCGTCCTCGGCGGGGGTGACGGCCTGGCCGTCCGCGAGGTGCTGCGGCATCCGGGCGTACGACGGGTCGACGTGGTCGAACGGGACGCGACGGTCGTACGGCTGGCGCGCCAGGACCCGGCGCTGTCCGCCCTCAACGGCCACGTGTACGGCGACCCGCGCGTGCACGTCAGCACGGCGGACGCCTTCGGCTGGCTGCGCGGGGCGCCGTCGGCCGCGTACGACGTGGTGATCTCGGACCTGCCCGATCCGGGCATCACGGCGAGTACGAAGCTGTACTCGCAGGAGTTCTACGGCCTGGCCCGGCGGGTGCTCGCGGCCGACGGCCGCCTGGTCGTGCACGCCGGTCCGGTCTCCTCCCGCGCCCACGCCTTCTGGACGGTGGACACGACGATCCGGGCGGCCGGTCTCCGTACGGCCCCCTACTGCGTGGGCGGCCGCGACTCCGGCTTCGCCGCCGGCCCCGACCGCTCCGCCGGCGCGAGCCGCGCCCCCCACGACTGGGGCTTCGTCCTCGCCGCCCCCCACACCCGCCCACCCCTGACGCTCGCCCCCCACGGCCCCCACCCCACCACCCTGACCCGGACCTCCCTCCGCGCGGCGGCCCGCACGGCAGCGCACCGCAGGATGACCGGCCTGCGGGTTTCGACGTTGGTGCATCCGCGGTACTGA
- a CDS encoding DUF3151 domain-containing protein — MSIHENLLGGPPPTQLPDDPEPRELLAAGTPPADVAAKYPTSSLAWAQLADDAFERASVVESYAYARTGYHRGLDALRRNGWKGHGPVPWEHEPNRGFLRALHALARAAQSIGEQEEYERCSQFLKDSSPAAAQTLG; from the coding sequence ATGTCCATTCACGAGAACCTTCTCGGGGGGCCGCCCCCGACCCAGCTCCCCGACGACCCGGAGCCGCGCGAGCTGCTCGCGGCCGGCACCCCGCCCGCCGACGTCGCCGCCAAGTACCCCACCTCCTCCCTGGCCTGGGCCCAGCTCGCCGACGACGCGTTCGAGCGGGCGAGCGTGGTGGAGTCGTACGCCTATGCCCGAACGGGATACCACCGCGGCCTGGACGCCCTGCGCCGCAACGGCTGGAAGGGGCACGGCCCGGTGCCCTGGGAGCACGAGCCGAACCGTGGCTTCCTGCGGGCCCTGCACGCCCTGGCCCGCGCCGCGCAGTCGATCGGCGAGCAGGAGGAGTACGAGCGCTGCTCGCAGTTCCTGAAGGACTCCTCGCCGGCGGCGGCCCAGACGCTGGGCTAG
- a CDS encoding MFS transporter has translation MPDVRLASPQGKWILLTTVLGSSMATLDSTVINVALPRIGRDFDASLAALQWTVNAYMLTLAGLILLGGSLGDRYGRRRVFVIGVVWFAVASLLCGLAPNAGVLVAARALQGIGGALLTPGSLALIQASFHHDDRSRAVGMWSGFGGIGAAVGPFLGGWLVDGPGWRWVFLLNVPLALACAPIALRHVPESGDGRKHGRFDVLGAALGALALALVTYALIEARSGSLVVVLATVAGVAAGVAFVQVEKRSADPMMPLDIFASRQFTAVNLVTLCVYAAFGGFFFLTALQLQVVAGYSALQAGTALLPTTVMMLLFSARSGELAQRIGPRIPLTVGPLLCAAAMLLMLRVGPDASYLTDVLPALLVMGAGLVSLVAPLTATVLASVETARAGLASGINNAAARAAGLIAVAALPLVAGMGEESYRSPTAFDAAFGRAMVVCAGVLVVGSALAFATVRRPPPDCRLPECRTHGWVTTPPLEGERARKRIG, from the coding sequence ATGCCCGACGTACGGCTGGCCTCCCCGCAGGGCAAGTGGATTCTCCTGACCACCGTGCTCGGCTCCAGCATGGCGACGCTGGACTCGACCGTCATCAACGTCGCCCTGCCCCGCATCGGACGTGACTTCGACGCGAGCCTGGCCGCCCTGCAGTGGACGGTCAACGCGTACATGCTCACGCTGGCCGGGCTGATCCTCCTCGGCGGCTCCCTCGGTGACCGCTACGGCCGGCGCAGGGTCTTCGTGATCGGCGTCGTCTGGTTCGCCGTCGCCTCCCTCCTCTGCGGGCTCGCCCCGAACGCCGGCGTCCTCGTCGCCGCCCGCGCCCTGCAGGGGATCGGCGGCGCCCTTCTCACCCCGGGCTCGCTCGCCCTCATCCAGGCGTCCTTCCACCACGACGACCGGAGCCGGGCCGTGGGCATGTGGTCCGGGTTCGGCGGCATCGGCGCGGCGGTCGGCCCGTTCCTCGGCGGCTGGCTGGTGGACGGCCCCGGCTGGCGCTGGGTGTTCCTGCTGAACGTTCCGCTGGCCCTGGCGTGCGCCCCCATCGCGCTGCGGCACGTCCCCGAGTCCGGCGACGGCCGGAAGCACGGACGCTTCGACGTGCTCGGCGCGGCACTCGGTGCCCTGGCGCTCGCCCTGGTGACGTACGCGCTGATCGAGGCCCGGAGCGGCTCCCTCGTCGTCGTGCTCGCCACGGTGGCGGGGGTGGCCGCGGGCGTCGCCTTCGTCCAGGTCGAGAAGCGCAGCGCCGACCCGATGATGCCGCTGGACATCTTCGCGTCGCGCCAGTTCACGGCCGTCAACCTGGTGACGCTGTGCGTGTACGCGGCCTTCGGCGGCTTCTTCTTCCTCACCGCGCTCCAGCTCCAGGTCGTGGCCGGCTACTCGGCGCTCCAGGCCGGTACCGCACTGCTGCCGACGACCGTGATGATGCTGCTGTTCTCGGCCCGCTCGGGCGAGCTGGCCCAGCGGATCGGCCCGCGGATCCCGCTCACCGTCGGCCCGCTCCTGTGTGCCGCCGCCATGCTGCTGATGCTGCGGGTGGGGCCGGACGCCTCGTACCTCACCGACGTGCTGCCGGCCCTGCTGGTCATGGGCGCCGGCCTGGTCTCCCTGGTCGCGCCGCTGACCGCCACCGTCCTGGCCTCGGTGGAGACCGCTCGGGCCGGCCTGGCAAGCGGCATCAACAACGCGGCGGCCCGCGCGGCCGGCCTGATCGCGGTCGCCGCGCTGCCGCTCGTCGCCGGGATGGGCGAGGAGTCGTACCGGTCGCCGACGGCCTTCGACGCCGCGTTCGGCCGGGCGATGGTGGTGTGCGCGGGAGTGCTGGTGGTGGGGTCGGCACTCGCCTTCGCGACCGTCCGGCGGCCCCCGCCGGACTGCCGGCTCCCCGAGTGCCGCACGCACGGATGGGTCACCACCCCGCCGCTGGAGGGGGAGCGGGCGCGGAAGCGGATCGGTTAG
- a CDS encoding alpha/beta hydrolase yields the protein MPDDARAAAAAAEEESAFSHPAVDPDVTAAYGDHPDQVIDFYAPRGEAGPGTLATPIVVLLHGGAWRAPYDRRHITPFAGFLTRRGFAVANVEYRRGPADPAQGPSVAGRWPDTFDDVAAALDALPALVRELLPQTDPRRMVITGHSAGGHLALWAAARHVLPPDAPWRTDRPAPLRGVVALAPIADFEVAGKLDVCGGAAHQLLGNDEEFAVRRPYADPSLLLPTGIATTLVQGRADVVVPEAVAEAYADAAAKAGEVVGLTLLEDVGHFPLIDPAADACAVVVEEIAQLAW from the coding sequence ATGCCGGACGACGCTCGTGCCGCCGCCGCGGCCGCTGAGGAGGAGTCGGCCTTCTCGCACCCCGCCGTCGATCCCGACGTCACCGCCGCGTACGGCGACCACCCCGATCAGGTGATCGACTTCTACGCCCCGCGTGGCGAGGCAGGGCCGGGCACGCTCGCCACCCCGATCGTCGTCCTGCTGCACGGCGGTGCCTGGCGCGCCCCCTACGACCGCCGGCACATCACCCCGTTCGCGGGCTTCCTGACCCGCCGGGGCTTCGCCGTCGCCAACGTCGAGTACCGGCGCGGGCCGGCCGATCCGGCGCAGGGCCCCTCCGTCGCGGGCCGCTGGCCGGACACCTTCGACGACGTGGCCGCCGCGCTGGACGCGCTGCCCGCGCTCGTGCGTGAGCTGCTCCCGCAGACCGACCCGCGCCGCATGGTGATCACCGGCCACTCGGCGGGCGGTCACCTGGCCCTGTGGGCGGCGGCCCGGCATGTGCTCCCACCGGACGCCCCCTGGCGCACCGACCGTCCGGCCCCGCTGCGCGGAGTGGTCGCGCTCGCCCCCATCGCCGACTTCGAGGTCGCCGGGAAGCTGGACGTCTGCGGCGGCGCCGCGCACCAACTGCTGGGAAACGACGAAGAGTTCGCTGTGCGACGCCCTTACGCGGACCCCTCCCTGCTGCTCCCCACGGGCATCGCGACCACCCTGGTACAGGGCCGCGCCGACGTGGTGGTCCCGGAGGCGGTCGCCGAGGCGTACGCGGACGCGGCGGCGAAGGCCGGCGAGGTCGTCGGCCTGACGCTGCTGGAGGACGTCGGCCACTTCCCCCTCATCGACCCGGCCGCGGACGCCTGCGCGGTGGTGGTGGAGGAGATCGCACAACTGGCC
- the kynU gene encoding kynureninase produces MSEPTEATEAAEATEAAVRAEKLDAGDELADLRARFVLDDVVYLDGNSLGALPVSVPGHLDDVVRRQWGSLRIRSWDESGWWTAPERIGDRIAPLVGAAAGQIVVGDSTSVNVFKALVGAVRLARLTDSGRDEIVVDATTFPTDGYMAESAARMTGCTLRPVTPARVRGALGGRTAAVLLNHVDYRTGRLHDLPSLTSAVHAAGAVAVWDLCHSAGALPVGLDEHGVDLAVGCTYKYLNGGPGSPAYLYVRRELQDRFDSPLPGWNSHAEPFGMRPDYEPAAGAPRGRVGTPDILSMLALEAALDVWDGVTIEAVRAKSLNLTDFFLECVGQYVAEGRVESLTPAAHEERGSQVALRCEDAGEVMRRLIERGVVGDFRRPDVLRFGFTPLYVGFGDVERAARVLGEVLAG; encoded by the coding sequence ATGTCTGAGCCGACCGAAGCGACCGAAGCGGCCGAAGCGACAGAAGCGGCCGTCAGGGCGGAGAAGCTGGACGCGGGCGACGAACTGGCCGACCTGCGCGCGCGGTTCGTCCTCGACGACGTCGTCTACCTGGACGGCAACTCACTCGGCGCACTGCCCGTCTCGGTACCCGGACACCTCGACGACGTCGTACGCCGGCAGTGGGGTTCGCTCCGCATCCGGTCCTGGGACGAGAGCGGCTGGTGGACGGCGCCCGAGCGGATCGGCGACCGGATCGCTCCGCTGGTCGGCGCGGCGGCCGGGCAGATCGTGGTGGGCGACTCGACAAGTGTCAACGTCTTCAAGGCACTTGTCGGGGCGGTGCGGCTCGCGCGGCTCACCGACAGCGGCCGGGACGAGATCGTCGTCGACGCGACGACGTTCCCCACGGACGGGTACATGGCCGAGTCGGCCGCCCGGATGACCGGCTGCACACTGCGTCCGGTCACACCGGCGCGGGTGCGGGGGGCGCTGGGCGGGCGTACGGCCGCGGTTCTGCTGAACCACGTCGACTACCGCACGGGCCGGCTCCACGACCTCCCCTCGCTGACCTCCGCCGTGCACGCGGCGGGCGCGGTCGCCGTCTGGGACCTGTGCCACAGCGCGGGCGCCCTGCCGGTGGGGCTCGACGAACACGGCGTCGACCTTGCCGTCGGCTGCACCTACAAGTACCTGAACGGCGGGCCGGGTTCGCCCGCCTACCTGTACGTACGGCGTGAGCTCCAGGATCGCTTCGACTCCCCGCTGCCCGGCTGGAACTCCCACGCCGAGCCCTTCGGCATGCGCCCCGACTACGAACCGGCGGCGGGCGCGCCGCGCGGCCGGGTGGGCACCCCGGACATCCTGTCCATGCTCGCCCTGGAGGCCGCCCTCGACGTCTGGGACGGCGTCACGATCGAGGCGGTTCGCGCCAAGTCGCTGAACCTGACGGACTTCTTCCTGGAGTGCGTCGGGCAGTACGTCGCCGAGGGGCGGGTGGAGTCCCTGACGCCGGCCGCTCACGAGGAACGGGGCAGCCAGGTCGCGTTGCGGTGCGAGGACGCGGGAGAGGTGATGCGGCGGCTCATCGAGCGGGGCGTGGTCGGCGACTTCCGCCGGCCCGACGTCCTGCGGTTCGGATTCACACCGCTGTACGTCGGATTCGGTGACGTGGAGCGGGCGGCCAGGGTGCTGGGGGAGGTGCTGGCGGGCTGA
- a CDS encoding SRPBCC domain-containing protein, translating into MEHEVFVPVVSERLREALADPARVARAVPGLQQDAGAEPVSGRLKVRVGSHSITYRGTARVSGQDDGSYAVEGDATEARGSGSVKLTLTLRLRDADGGSVLAFEAVAAADGRVTELPSEAVGSAVVRLLNRFAENLGATTEGQRPEPEPSEPSEQSEGAREQTPEPVAEQDPEPEPEPLDAHVSEGVVAGPADDFEEPAAAEAAHARRTMIGRSAEEVDHAPPRGRYAPVPAPQSITPGSALRWAAPAAAVVLASAIVAGRVLRRRR; encoded by the coding sequence ATGGAGCATGAGGTGTTCGTTCCGGTTGTGTCCGAGCGGCTCAGGGAGGCGCTGGCCGATCCCGCGCGGGTGGCGCGGGCGGTCCCCGGCCTCCAGCAGGACGCCGGCGCCGAGCCCGTCAGCGGCCGGCTGAAAGTGCGCGTCGGCAGCCACTCCATCACCTACCGGGGTACCGCACGCGTGTCCGGCCAGGACGACGGTTCGTACGCCGTCGAGGGCGACGCCACCGAGGCGCGCGGCAGCGGATCGGTCAAACTCACGCTGACGCTCCGCCTCCGCGACGCGGACGGCGGCTCGGTGCTCGCCTTCGAGGCGGTCGCCGCCGCGGACGGACGCGTGACGGAACTGCCGTCAGAGGCGGTCGGCTCGGCCGTCGTCCGGCTGCTGAACCGTTTCGCTGAGAACCTGGGCGCGACGACGGAGGGACAACGGCCCGAGCCCGAACCGTCCGAACCGTCCGAGCAGTCCGAGGGGGCGCGGGAACAGACGCCCGAACCGGTGGCGGAGCAGGACCCCGAGCCCGAGCCGGAGCCGCTGGACGCGCACGTCAGCGAGGGCGTCGTGGCCGGGCCGGCCGACGACTTCGAGGAGCCGGCGGCCGCCGAGGCGGCGCACGCGCGGCGGACGATGATCGGGCGCAGTGCCGAGGAGGTGGACCACGCCCCGCCGCGCGGCCGCTACGCCCCCGTGCCCGCCCCACAGTCGATCACCCCCGGATCCGCCCTGCGCTGGGCGGCACCCGCTGCGGCGGTGGTTCTCGCCTCGGCGATCGTGGCGGGACGGGTGCTACGCAGGCGGCGCTGA
- a CDS encoding aldose 1-epimerase, with product MSNEDITLTAGDAEVTVQPGNGGRIGGLRVGGVELLRQGERFGCFPMVPWCGRTRDGRFRDGAVTRQLPLNSPPHAIHGTARDGAWRTARVSADEAVITYDLVDPWPHPGRVTQVVALTENSLTLGMAVETYGSSFPAQIGWHPWFNRTLGDGQAEGARLDFTPAWQEERGADHLPTGNRVDPKPGPWDDCFGMPNGVDVTVTWPGQLELRVASREQWVVVYDEQEAAVCVEPQTGPPNGLNTLPRLVTPIDPLEAGTTWTWRRL from the coding sequence GTGAGTAACGAAGACATCACGCTGACCGCGGGCGACGCGGAAGTGACCGTGCAGCCGGGCAACGGCGGCCGGATCGGAGGGCTCCGCGTCGGCGGCGTCGAACTCCTGCGGCAGGGCGAGCGTTTCGGCTGTTTCCCGATGGTCCCCTGGTGCGGCCGGACCCGCGACGGACGGTTCCGGGACGGCGCGGTCACGCGCCAGTTGCCGCTCAACTCCCCGCCGCACGCCATTCACGGCACCGCTCGCGACGGCGCCTGGCGCACCGCCCGCGTCTCGGCCGACGAGGCGGTCATCACGTACGACCTCGTCGATCCCTGGCCCCACCCCGGGCGGGTCACCCAGGTCGTCGCCCTCACCGAGAACTCCCTGACGCTCGGCATGGCCGTGGAGACGTACGGGTCCTCCTTCCCGGCGCAGATCGGCTGGCACCCGTGGTTCAACCGCACTCTCGGTGACGGGCAGGCCGAAGGCGCCCGGCTCGACTTCACGCCCGCCTGGCAGGAGGAGCGCGGCGCCGACCACCTCCCCACCGGCAACCGCGTCGACCCGAAACCCGGCCCCTGGGACGACTGCTTCGGCATGCCCAACGGCGTCGACGTGACGGTCACCTGGCCCGGGCAGCTGGAGCTGAGGGTGGCCAGCCGCGAGCAGTGGGTCGTGGTGTACGACGAGCAGGAGGCCGCCGTGTGCGTGGAGCCGCAGACCGGCCCGCCGAACGGCCTGAACACGCTCCCGCGCCTGGTCACACCGATCGATCCGCTGGAAGCCGGCACCACGTGGACCTGGCGCCGCCTCTAA
- the pyrE gene encoding orotate phosphoribosyltransferase, with amino-acid sequence MTDVRGELLQQIKDKAVVHGKVTLSSGLEADYYVDLRRITLDGEAAPLVGQVLLDLTADLEFDAVGGLTMGADPVAAAMLHAASARGRKLDAFVVRKAAKAHGLQRRVEGPEISGRRVLVVEDTSTTGGSPLAAVEAVREAGAEVVGVATIVDRATGAAEKIEEGAGVPYLFAYSKDELGLD; translated from the coding sequence ATGACTGACGTGCGTGGAGAGCTGCTGCAGCAGATCAAGGACAAGGCCGTGGTGCACGGCAAGGTGACCCTGTCATCGGGTCTGGAGGCGGACTACTACGTCGACCTGCGCCGCATCACGCTCGACGGCGAAGCCGCTCCGCTGGTCGGGCAGGTGCTCCTCGACCTGACCGCCGACCTGGAGTTCGACGCGGTCGGCGGGCTGACCATGGGGGCCGACCCGGTGGCCGCCGCCATGCTGCACGCCGCCTCCGCGCGCGGCCGGAAGCTGGACGCCTTCGTCGTCCGCAAGGCGGCCAAGGCGCACGGACTGCAGCGGCGCGTCGAGGGCCCGGAGATCAGCGGCCGCCGGGTGCTGGTCGTCGAGGACACCTCCACCACCGGCGGGTCGCCGCTCGCCGCCGTCGAGGCCGTGCGCGAGGCGGGTGCCGAGGTCGTGGGCGTGGCGACCATCGTCGACCGGGCGACCGGGGCCGCCGAGAAGATCGAGGAGGGCGCCGGGGTTCCGTACCTCTTCGCGTACTCCAAGGACGAGCTGGGCCTCGACTGA
- the fbaA gene encoding class II fructose-bisphosphate aldolase encodes MPIATPEVYNEMLDRAKAGRFAYPAINVTSTQTLHAALRGFAEAESDGIVQISTGGAEFLGGQYSKDMVTGAVALAEFAHIVAEKYPVTVALHTDHCPKDKLDGYVRPLLAISEERVKAGGNPLFQSHMWDGSAETLADNLAIAQELLERARAAKIILEVEITPTGGEEDGVSHEINDSLYTTVDDAVRTVEALGLGEKGRYLLAASFGNVHGVYKPGNVVLRPDLLKELNEGVAAKYGKPAGSQPFDFVFHGGSGSSAEEIATALENGVVKMNIDTDTQYAFTRPVADHVFRNYDGVLKVDGEVGSKKTYDPRTWGKLAEAGMAARVVEATQHLRSAGTKIK; translated from the coding sequence ATGCCCATCGCAACCCCCGAGGTCTACAACGAGATGCTCGACCGGGCGAAGGCAGGCAGGTTCGCCTACCCGGCCATCAACGTGACCTCGACCCAGACCCTGCACGCTGCGCTGCGCGGCTTCGCGGAGGCGGAGAGCGACGGCATCGTCCAGATCTCCACGGGTGGTGCGGAGTTCCTCGGCGGCCAGTACAGCAAGGACATGGTCACCGGTGCCGTGGCGCTGGCCGAGTTCGCGCACATCGTCGCCGAGAAGTACCCGGTGACGGTCGCCCTGCACACCGACCACTGCCCGAAGGACAAGCTCGACGGGTACGTGCGACCGCTGCTCGCCATCTCCGAGGAGCGCGTCAAGGCCGGCGGCAATCCGCTGTTCCAGTCCCACATGTGGGACGGCTCGGCCGAGACCCTCGCCGACAACCTCGCCATCGCGCAGGAACTGCTGGAGCGCGCCCGCGCCGCCAAGATCATCCTCGAGGTCGAGATCACCCCGACCGGCGGCGAGGAGGACGGCGTCTCCCACGAGATCAACGACTCGCTGTACACGACGGTCGACGACGCCGTGCGTACGGTCGAGGCGCTCGGGCTCGGCGAGAAGGGCCGCTACCTGCTGGCCGCGTCCTTCGGCAACGTCCACGGTGTGTACAAGCCGGGCAACGTCGTGCTGCGCCCCGACCTCCTCAAGGAGCTGAACGAGGGCGTGGCCGCGAAGTACGGCAAGCCGGCCGGCTCCCAGCCGTTCGACTTCGTCTTCCACGGCGGCTCCGGCTCCTCCGCGGAGGAGATCGCCACCGCGCTGGAGAACGGCGTCGTCAAGATGAACATCGACACGGACACGCAGTACGCCTTCACGCGTCCCGTCGCCGACCACGTCTTCAGGAACTACGACGGTGTCCTGAAGGTCGACGGCGAGGTCGGCTCCAAGAAGACCTACGACCCCCGCACCTGGGGCAAGCTGGCCGAGGCGGGCATGGCCGCCCGGGTCGTCGAGGCGACGCAGCACCTGCGCTCCGCCGGCACGAAGATCAAGTAA
- a CDS encoding DUF2617 family protein has translation MLTTLNTSYTDTRAADLAWALGREPLPALASLDLELDGSKLQLRLLGASHQVLLEEERGSCSETVACIAGSSTPLPLGVAKRVGDWEYEFAARVEMLSPGSFAGRAQELLALVSDHPHGLAGVFPGSPHAFTALLAQRYEGQVHWRTWHAYPQDGQLVATRTRVGVPTARPGRPQRACLSPSEV, from the coding sequence ATGCTCACGACCCTCAACACCTCCTACACCGACACGCGCGCGGCTGACCTCGCCTGGGCTTTGGGACGCGAGCCGCTGCCCGCCCTCGCCTCGCTCGACCTCGAACTGGACGGCTCAAAGCTTCAGTTGAGACTCCTCGGCGCGTCCCACCAGGTCCTCCTGGAGGAGGAGCGCGGAAGTTGCTCGGAGACGGTGGCGTGCATCGCCGGCAGCAGCACCCCGCTCCCGCTGGGTGTCGCCAAGCGGGTGGGCGACTGGGAATACGAGTTCGCCGCCCGAGTGGAAATGCTGTCCCCGGGCTCGTTCGCGGGCCGCGCCCAGGAGTTGCTGGCCCTGGTCTCTGACCACCCCCACGGGCTCGCCGGCGTCTTCCCGGGCAGCCCCCACGCCTTCACGGCACTGCTCGCCCAACGGTACGAGGGACAGGTGCACTGGCGGACCTGGCACGCGTATCCGCAGGACGGGCAGTTGGTGGCGACCCGGACCCGGGTGGGCGTGCCGACGGCCCGGCCCGGCCGCCCGCAGCGGGCGTGCCTCAGCCCGTCCGAGGTCTGA